From the Dryobates pubescens isolate bDryPub1 chromosome 29, bDryPub1.pri, whole genome shotgun sequence genome, one window contains:
- the NRARP gene encoding notch-regulated ankyrin repeat-containing protein codes for MSQSEVSACAAPPPSQRVFQEAVRRGNTKELQSLLQNMTNCEFNVNSFGPEGQTALHQSVIDGNLELVKLLVKFGADIRLANRDGWSALHIAAFGGHQDIVLYLITKAKYSAGAR; via the coding sequence ATGAGCCAGAGCGAGGTGTCGGCGTGCGCGGCGCCGCCGCCCAGCCAGCGCGTCTTCCAGGAGGCGGTGCGGCGCGGCAACACCAAGGAGCTGCAGTCGCTGCTGCAGAACATGACGAACTGCGAGTTCAACGTCAACTCCTTCGGGCCCGAGGGGCAGACGGCGCTGCACCAGTCCGTCATCGACGGCAACCTGGAGCTGGTCAAGCTCCTGGTCAAGTTCGGCGCCGATATCCGCCTGGCCAACCGGGACGGCTGGAGCGCGCTGCACATCGCTGCCTTCGGGGGCCATCAGGACATCGTCCTCTACCTGATCACCAAGGCCAAATACTCCGCCGGAGCCCGGTGA